The Spinacia oleracea cultivar Varoflay chromosome 2, BTI_SOV_V1, whole genome shotgun sequence DNA segment TCGACCAAGTTTAGGACTTTGGCGTTTTCCAAATGGGATTTGTCAAATTCCCAAATTTTACATTACGAAATACGAAAATATAATTATACAAAGTACGAAAGAAAGCAAAATTAGCCCCCTACAGTACTCGATATCAAATTTTCATATCAAGCATTTGACCCGGTTACCATATCGGTTTGGGTACCCCATCTTATAAAACGAATATCTGATCTTCGGATTTTCATATAACTTTGTTGAACCCGCTTTTTACACATGATTTATATAAAATGTGGTAAATCTAGTTCTTCGTGTTTGAAGTGAGTTTTATGTTAATATTTGTGGCTTTTAAAATATTTCATGtaacatatacggagtactacgtatTGGATTCGGCCTAGGCAAGATTCAAGTTTTCATGTTGTGTcacattattttctttttcaataGGACACCGAACTCCTTAATTTGTGGATTTAAAGCTCCTTATTAAATCAGGGTCAAGTTTTTAAGGAATTTTTGGATTTCAagttaattttaattgggtttAAGTTAGGTCAAGTTCAAATTGATTTCAGCCTTTTGTATTATGTCACATTGAAAGTTTATGACCGAAAAGTTTTAAatcaaagtttttttttcccaAAGAGTTAACCAAGTATTGATCTCATCGAGATTATTCATATCCAAAAAAGGATTTTACCACCTTTCTATCAAATTATTTTTACCACCTTGCTATCAAATTATTTTTACCACCTTTCCCCTAATTTTTTTTGGcatgataaaataaaattactaTGTCTAAAATTTAAGAAGTAAACAGAAAAGTTGGGAGAAAAAGGTAAACAAAGTACCAGAATGATGGGCTCTTTTTTGTCATGTATCCTTCCTTTGTCCCTGCAACCTCTCCCCTTCTTCcctcattctcattttctctctcctctgttcaACTGATCGTGACGCAATAACAATATCTCTCAAATCGAGGATCTGATCCAATAATATCCATCACCCTCTTCTTCTCtttcatcaattcatcatttcCCACTTCTAGTTTTCCTCATTTTCCCCTCCAAATTATCAACAACCAAGCTTCAGATCTGCTCATCTCAAATAATGACATTTTTGGTTCAATTTTCTTGCTAAATGTCCAACTTTTGATCGTTCTTTTTGCTGGATTTTAAGAAAAAGGAATTAAATGAGGTTGGTTTAGTGAATTTTGGTGAAACAAAGAGTTAAAAGGTGGGAGTTTTAGGATGTTTCTATTTGGAGTAAGTTTAAGGTTGCAGTTTCTCTGGGGATTGATGATAAAAGCGGCGTTTTGATCTGAATCTTTGTTGGCTGTGAATTTAAGTGAATTTGATTTTAATTCAAAGGTATGAATAATTTTCACcatctttttaatttttataatttttataaattacaaGTAAAACTCACAATATTAATTAGTTAATGAAATTTGTTGTTGACTTTTGAATTTTTACTGTTGATAGGTTAGCTCAAATTTAAGAATATGTTATAGTATGAACTTAATATAATACTGCGGAGTACTATGAAGATTGAATTACAAAAAATTTAGCTCGTAGCTAATGAATTTTCAATGCTCCAAATTTCCCCTTTTATTTTTCTCCCCTTGAATTGAAACGTTTATCACATGCTCTAATTGTACTTGAAGTGTTTGATGTACTTCAATGTTTTGTGGGCCATAACGATTCTGTTTAGTTAATTAGTGTTAATCTAATAGAATAGTTTGGATTTTAAAGTTGATGTTTAGTTAATTTATGTAAATGTATGAAAATAATTTGGATTATCATGaatgattaaaataattttgtttgcatttgatGAGTTTGAAGGGAATGGCAACACAAGTTGAGCTGTTTAGTTAATTAGTGTTAATCTAATAGAATAGTTTGGATTTAAAAGTTGATGTTTAGTTAATTTATGGTAAATGTATGAAAATAATTTGGATTATGATGaatgattaaaataaatttgtttGCATTTGGTGAGTTTGAAGGGAATGGCAACACAAGTTGAGCCTCCAAATGGGGTAAGATGTCCAGGGAAGCATTACTATTCAATGTGGCAAGCTTTGTTTGAGATTGACACAAAGTATGTGCCCATCAAACCGATTGGTCGAGGAGCATATGGAGTTGTTTGCTCCTCCATTAATAAAGAGACGAATGAGAAGGTTGCTATTAAGAAGATCCATAATGCGTTTGAGAATCGTGTTGATGCGCTAAGAACATTGCGCGAATTGAAACTTCTTCGGCACCTTAGGCATGAAAATGTTATTGCTTTAAAGGATGTCATGTTGCCAGGTCATCCAAAGAATTTCAAGGATGTTTATCTGGTCTATGAACTAATGGACACGGATCTTCATCAGATTATCAAGTCCTCTCAGGCACTCTCAAATGATCATTGTCAGTACTTCTTGTTTCAGGTAAAATTTATGGTGTCACTTCTCGATTATTGTAGCGTTTAGCAAGCATTCTATGATGCCTAAATTAGAACATGAGCAACTGTTGTGATTATCATTTAGTTTGTTGATTGTGCATCTTTTAGCATGAGTAACCGCTGTTGGTTCTTGAGGTCATCGGGTTTTCTATTGTTACTAGGATGCTAGAGGTTGGATGCTCGATTGCTTAGTTTTACTTCTACACTACAATGTGttatttttgtgtttgtaaAGATAGTATTATCagttatgtttttaaaaggAGGAGGAAATGATTATCAGTATTATCAGATAGTATTATCAGTTATGTTATTTTTCTGTTTTCCAATGGATGCTCTCTATTCGCCTATTGTTTTTAAAAGGAGGAGGAAATGATGATCAGAAATTGCGAAAGAAAATGATTCTCATTGTGTGCCGTAGTTGCAAAGCATTTTGTGTTGAAAAAGCAATAATCTTCAAGAAATGTAGTGTAAATGAAAAAAGTTACATTGGCCTTAGCTTAATTTGCTGAAAGCCGCAAATTTTCGTCTTTTGTTCCTTCAATCTAAAGGTTCCAATTTATGATGGCATGAACTTTGGTTTTCTTATAAACTGACTATGCTTTTTGTTGCTTGTAGTACTGAGTTCCTTTTTCTTCAATCAATGTATCCTCTTTTCTATGTTCACACAGAGCCATCTTCTCTTATGCGCATAAGCATAAACTGCAACATCTTCAAGCTGTGTCATGTTTTTCATATCTGTTTGGAAACATTCCCAACATCAGAGCTTGACAACaaattgctttaactttaagcataaacttCTTAGTAGAACTTGTTTTCACCCAACATAATGATGAGTCTCTACCTCTGTTTAAAATATCTTTGTTTTTGTTCTGTTCAAATTCCTCACGGTTCATGCCCAAAGCAATTCATTGCAACTTTGAAACTGCTAGTCTTTCTTGGTATGATATGCTTATCGTAGTTTGACCATATACTGTATGTTGCAATCTTTGCTTGcacaatacataaataaaagaaatggtTCAACTTTTAGTTTGAAGTCTCTGTTAGCATAATTTCACATCTTGTTTGACAAATTTGAGTTGACATGTTTGAATGCAGTTGCTGAGGGGTTTGAAGTATCTTCACTCAGCAAACATCCTTCACCGGGATTTGAAGCCGGGTAACCTTCTTATAAATGCAAATTGTGATCTTAAAATATGTGATTTTGGACTGGCCCGTACAAGTAGTGGGAAGGGTCAATTTATGACGGAGTACGTGGTGACACGTTGGTACAGGGCCCCTGAGCTGCTATTGTGCTGTGACAAGTATGGAACTTCAATTGATGTGTGGTCAG contains these protein-coding regions:
- the LOC110791597 gene encoding mitogen-activated protein kinase homolog NTF3 — its product is MATQVEPPNGVRCPGKHYYSMWQALFEIDTKYVPIKPIGRGAYGVVCSSINKETNEKVAIKKIHNAFENRVDALRTLRELKLLRHLRHENVIALKDVMLPGHPKNFKDVYLVYELMDTDLHQIIKSSQALSNDHCQYFLFQLLRGLKYLHSANILHRDLKPGNLLINANCDLKICDFGLARTSSGKGQFMTEYVVTRWYRAPELLLCCDKYGTSIDVWSVGCIFAELLGRKPLFPGTECLNQLKLISNILGSQRDADLEFIDNPKAKRFIKSLPYSPSTTLSRLYPGAHPLAIDLLQKMLVFDPTKRISVTEALQHPYMSPLYDPRANPPAQFPIDLEIDEDLDEDMIRESMWKEIMHYHPEAVNGNMDF